From Aliarcobacter butzleri, the proteins below share one genomic window:
- a CDS encoding O-acetylhomoserine aminocarboxypropyltransferase/cysteine synthase family protein, whose protein sequence is MERETIAIHLGYNKKQGNGEMSVPISQTTAYAFRDSEHAANLFALKELGPIYTRLTNPTTDVLEQRYAALEGGAAAICTSSGQAASFYAVANVAEAGDNILISDKLYGGSVTLLTYTLKRFGIKTKVFKSDDASNLEELIDDKTKAIYFESLSNPQIAIPAVEKIVEVAKKHGVITICDNTVATAALFNPIKWGVDVVVHSTSKYTNGQGTAIGGIVVERDGLAEFFKANSKRYYHFTTPDESYHGLVYTDVPLPNFCLRIRLSLLRDIGATQSPLNSWLLIQTLETLALRVDKHSDNALVIAKFLESHPKVKSVSYPGLKNDKYYDKAQKYFKDGKSSGLISFEVSTFEEAKKIIDSVKLFSVVVNIGDSKSLITHPASTTHSQLSEEELAKAGVNPVTVRLSIGLENTADLIADLTQALDK, encoded by the coding sequence ATGGAAAGAGAAACTATTGCTATACATTTAGGTTATAACAAAAAGCAAGGTAATGGTGAGATGTCAGTTCCTATTTCTCAAACAACTGCTTATGCATTTAGAGATAGTGAACATGCAGCAAATCTATTTGCATTAAAAGAACTTGGACCAATTTATACAAGATTGACAAATCCAACAACTGATGTTTTAGAGCAAAGATATGCTGCACTTGAAGGTGGAGCTGCTGCGATTTGTACATCAAGTGGACAAGCTGCATCTTTTTATGCAGTTGCAAATGTTGCTGAAGCTGGAGATAATATTCTTATTTCAGACAAACTTTATGGTGGTTCAGTTACTTTATTAACTTATACACTTAAAAGATTTGGAATAAAAACAAAAGTATTTAAAAGTGATGATGCTTCAAATTTAGAAGAGTTAATTGATGATAAAACAAAAGCTATCTATTTTGAATCATTATCAAACCCACAAATTGCAATTCCTGCTGTTGAAAAAATCGTAGAAGTTGCTAAAAAACATGGTGTAATAACTATTTGTGATAATACAGTTGCAACAGCAGCTTTATTTAACCCAATCAAATGGGGAGTTGATGTTGTAGTTCACTCAACTTCAAAATATACAAATGGTCAAGGTACAGCTATTGGTGGAATTGTTGTTGAAAGAGATGGTTTAGCTGAATTTTTCAAAGCAAATTCAAAAAGATATTATCATTTTACAACACCTGATGAGTCATATCATGGATTAGTTTATACAGATGTTCCACTTCCAAACTTTTGTTTGAGAATTAGATTGTCACTTTTAAGAGATATTGGAGCAACTCAATCACCACTTAATTCTTGGTTACTAATTCAAACATTAGAAACTTTAGCATTAAGAGTTGATAAACACTCTGATAATGCTTTAGTAATTGCAAAATTCTTAGAGTCTCATCCTAAAGTAAAAAGTGTAAGTTATCCTGGATTGAAAAATGACAAATATTATGACAAAGCTCAAAAATATTTTAAAGATGGTAAATCATCAGGATTAATTTCATTTGAAGTTAGCACTTTTGAAGAAGCTAAAAAAATTATTGATAGTGTAAAACTATTTAGTGTTGTTGTAAATATCGGAGATAGTAAATCATTAATTACTCATCCAGCATCAACAACTCACTCTCAATTAAGTGAAGAAGAATTGGCAAAAGCTGGAGTAAATCCAGTAACAGTAAGACTTTCTATTGGTTTAGAAAATACAGCTGATTTAATTGCTGATTTAACACAAGCTTTGGATAAGTAG
- a CDS encoding RrF2 family transcriptional regulator — protein MPLISTKGVYGLSAMYELSKHKADTPMQIKDISANANIPQNYLEQLLSKLRKANLVNSIRGARGGYILAKKPDEIKIVDILIALEDDIKIIDSKSENPILNIFFDESKNSMKKIFDIKLSKLDEYQEKYNEVLHYSI, from the coding sequence ATGCCTCTAATTTCGACAAAAGGGGTATATGGACTAAGTGCCATGTATGAGTTAAGTAAGCATAAAGCTGATACTCCCATGCAAATCAAGGATATATCGGCTAATGCGAATATTCCTCAAAACTATTTAGAACAACTTTTAAGTAAGTTAAGAAAAGCAAATTTGGTAAATAGTATAAGAGGTGCAAGAGGCGGATATATTCTTGCCAAAAAACCGGATGAGATAAAAATAGTTGATATTTTGATAGCTTTAGAAGATGATATAAAAATTATCGATTCTAAATCTGAAAACCCTATTTTGAACATATTTTTTGATGAATCAAAAAATAGTATGAAAAAAATTTTTGATATAAAATTATCTAAATTAGATGAATATCAAGAAAAATATAACGAAGTTTTACATTACAGTATTTAA
- the cysK gene encoding cysteine synthase A: protein MGYAKNITELIGNTPLVQLQQASNESGATVLGKCEFLNPTHSVKDRIGTNMINTALKEGLINKDTIVIEPTSGNTGIALASVCAALGIKLILTMPASMSIERRRLLQALGAKLVLTPPEKGMKGAIEKANELKEETPNSFIPQQFANKANPEIHRLTTAQEILKDTDGKIDIFIAAVGTGGTLTGTGEVLKAHNPNIKIIAVEPEASPVLSGGNPGPHKIQGIGAGFVPDILNTKIYDEIIQVSNDAAIETSRQLAQNEGLLVGISAGANAYVASQVAARPENKGKTIVTILCDTGERYLSSGLYNYEEE, encoded by the coding sequence ATGGGATACGCAAAGAATATAACAGAATTAATAGGAAATACGCCACTAGTACAATTGCAACAAGCAAGTAATGAAAGTGGAGCGACAGTATTAGGTAAATGTGAATTTTTAAACCCAACACATTCAGTAAAAGATAGAATTGGAACAAATATGATTAATACAGCTTTGAAAGAAGGATTAATCAATAAAGATACAATAGTAATCGAACCAACAAGCGGAAATACAGGAATAGCACTAGCTTCAGTTTGTGCAGCATTAGGAATAAAACTAATCCTTACAATGCCAGCATCAATGAGTATTGAAAGAAGAAGACTTCTTCAAGCATTAGGAGCAAAACTTGTTTTAACTCCACCAGAAAAAGGTATGAAAGGTGCTATTGAAAAAGCAAATGAATTAAAAGAGGAAACACCAAACTCTTTCATTCCTCAACAATTTGCAAATAAAGCAAATCCAGAGATTCATAGATTGACAACAGCTCAAGAGATATTAAAAGATACTGATGGAAAAATAGATATCTTTATAGCAGCTGTAGGAACAGGTGGAACATTGACAGGGACAGGTGAAGTTCTAAAAGCACATAACCCAAATATAAAAATAATAGCAGTAGAACCAGAAGCAAGCCCAGTGCTAAGTGGAGGAAACCCAGGACCACATAAAATCCAAGGGATTGGAGCAGGATTTGTACCAGATATATTAAATACAAAAATATATGATGAAATAATTCAAGTGTCAAATGATGCAGCAATAGAGACATCAAGACAATTAGCACAAAATGAAGGGTTGCTTGTAGGTATTAGCGCAGGGGCTAACGCATATGTAGCAAGTCAAGTAGCTGCAAGACCAGAGAATAAAGGTAAAACAATAGTAACAATTTTATGTGATACAGGTGAAAGATATTTAAGTTCAGGATTATATAATTACGAAGAAGAGTAA
- a CDS encoding DUF2061 domain-containing protein: MHEKPYRSVVKAVSWRTVGTLDTMIVSYFVTGNLIMAASIGSIEVITKMALYYFHERAWNKLSFGKVKETGNDYQI, from the coding sequence ATGCACGAAAAACCTTATAGGTCAGTTGTAAAAGCAGTATCGTGGAGAACAGTAGGAACACTTGATACAATGATTGTTTCATATTTTGTAACTGGTAATTTAATAATGGCAGCTTCAATTGGTTCTATTGAAGTAATTACTAAAATGGCTTTATACTATTTTCATGAAAGAGCTTGGAATAAGTTATCTTTTGGAAAAGTAAAAGAAACAGGAAATGATTATCAAATTTAG
- a CDS encoding phosphoadenylyl-sulfate reductase, which yields MSKKEDLKNINKELENKTTIDVIAYFLDNFKNVALSSSLAAEDQVLTDILLKKDKNASIFTLDTGRLHPETYDVMDATNLKYGIKIDVFFPDNENVQKLYKTQGVNGHYESIENRKNCCNIRKIEPLKRALKDVEVWVTGLRASQSVTRTDMPLVEWDENFNVIKVNPLINWSQEDVWDYIKTNKVPYNKLHDQGFPSIGCAPCTRAIKDGEDIRAGRWWWENPEHKECGLHKK from the coding sequence ATGAGTAAAAAAGAAGATTTAAAAAATATTAACAAAGAACTTGAAAATAAAACAACAATAGATGTAATTGCTTATTTTTTAGATAATTTTAAAAATGTTGCTTTAAGTTCGAGCTTAGCAGCAGAAGATCAAGTATTAACAGATATTTTATTGAAAAAAGACAAAAATGCATCTATTTTTACACTTGATACAGGAAGACTTCATCCTGAAACTTATGATGTTATGGATGCTACAAATTTAAAATATGGTATAAAAATTGATGTATTTTTTCCAGATAATGAAAATGTACAAAAATTATATAAAACTCAAGGTGTAAATGGACACTATGAAAGTATAGAAAATAGAAAAAATTGCTGTAATATAAGAAAAATTGAGCCTTTAAAAAGAGCTTTAAAAGATGTTGAAGTTTGGGTAACAGGTTTAAGAGCTTCTCAAAGTGTTACAAGAACAGATATGCCTTTAGTTGAATGGGATGAAAACTTTAATGTTATAAAAGTTAATCCTTTAATCAATTGGAGCCAAGAAGATGTTTGGGATTATATAAAAACAAACAAAGTCCCATATAATAAACTTCATGATCAAGGATTCCCAAGTATTGGATGTGCACCCTGTACCAGAGCCATTAAGGATGGTGAAGATATAAGAGCAGGACGATGGTGGTGGGAAAACCCTGAACACAAAGAGTGTGGTTTACATAAAAAATAA
- the cysD gene encoding sulfate adenylyltransferase subunit CysD, with translation MISTERLTHLKQLEAESIHIIREVVAEFSNPVMMYSVGKDSAVMLHLALKAFAPAKLPFPLLHVDTLWKFKEMIAFRDQRAKEEGFELLVHTNPEGVAMNISPFTHGSAVHTDIMKTQGLKQALNKYKFDAVFGGARRDEEKSRAKERIYSFRDKNHRWDPKNQRPELWNIYNGRVHKDESIRVFPISNWTELDIWQYIYLEQIPIVPLYFAAKRPVLEKDGVKIMVDDDRMPIGPDDVIKEEMVRFRTLGCYPLTGAVDSTATTLPEIIQEMLLTKTSERQGRVIDNDSAGSMEKKKIEGYF, from the coding sequence ATGATAAGTACGGAAAGATTAACTCATCTAAAACAACTTGAAGCAGAATCAATTCATATTATTAGAGAAGTTGTTGCAGAATTTAGTAATCCAGTTATGATGTATTCAGTTGGAAAAGACTCAGCTGTTATGTTGCATCTTGCACTTAAAGCTTTTGCACCTGCAAAATTACCATTTCCATTACTTCATGTGGATACTTTATGGAAATTTAAAGAGATGATTGCTTTTAGAGACCAAAGAGCAAAAGAAGAAGGATTTGAACTATTAGTTCATACAAATCCTGAAGGTGTTGCTATGAATATTAGCCCTTTCACTCATGGAAGTGCAGTTCATACAGATATTATGAAAACTCAAGGTTTAAAACAAGCATTAAATAAATACAAATTTGATGCTGTTTTTGGTGGAGCTAGACGTGATGAAGAAAAATCAAGAGCAAAAGAGAGAATCTACTCTTTTAGAGATAAAAATCACAGATGGGATCCAAAAAATCAAAGACCTGAACTTTGGAATATCTACAATGGTAGAGTTCATAAAGATGAAAGTATAAGAGTTTTCCCTATTTCAAACTGGACAGAACTTGATATTTGGCAATATATCTATTTAGAGCAAATTCCAATTGTTCCATTATATTTTGCAGCAAAAAGACCTGTTCTTGAAAAAGATGGTGTAAAAATCATGGTTGATGATGATAGAATGCCAATTGGCCCAGATGATGTAATAAAAGAAGAAATGGTTAGATTTAGAACTCTTGGTTGTTATCCATTAACAGGTGCTGTTGATAGTACGGCAACAACATTACCAGAAATTATTCAAGAGATGTTATTAACAAAAACAAGTGAAAGACAAGGAAGAGTTATTGATAATGACTCAGCTGGTTCAATGGAAAAGAAAAAAATAGAAGGATACTTTTAA
- the cysN gene encoding sulfate adenylyltransferase subunit CysN has product MSDLENKIATDIESYLKEHENKQLLRFITCGSVDDGKSTLIGRLLHDSKMIFEDQLAAIKKDSKKVGTTEGEFDLALLVDGLQSEREQGITIDVAYRYFTTDKRKFIIADTPGHEQYTRNMATGASTADLAIILIDARYGVQTQTRRHSFITKLLGIKHIVVAVNKMDLVDFKEDIFNQISSDYLKFAQELGMTKDITLIPISALNGDNIVKRSEKSPWYKGDTLMNLLETIKIDEDRDLVHFRFPVQYVNRPNLNFRGFCGTIASGVIKVGDAITVLPSGKSSTVKEIVTYDGNLDYAYSQQAITLTLNDEIDISRGDIIVKSDEQPDHASNLDVDIVWMSEEPLIKGKQYFIKRATTVTVGSIDHFYYKTDVNTLEQSEANVLNLNEISRAKLDLEQVIAFDSYDKNKVMGSFIIIDRITNNTVGAGMIRNKSEDQSKKDSIYSDFEIEFNALVRKHFPHWECKEIF; this is encoded by the coding sequence ATGTCAGATTTAGAAAATAAAATAGCAACAGATATTGAAAGCTACTTAAAAGAGCATGAAAACAAACAATTATTAAGATTTATCACTTGTGGAAGTGTTGATGATGGAAAATCTACATTAATTGGAAGATTATTACATGATTCAAAAATGATTTTTGAAGACCAATTAGCAGCAATAAAAAAAGATAGTAAAAAAGTTGGAACAACAGAAGGTGAATTTGATTTAGCGCTTTTAGTTGATGGTTTACAAAGCGAAAGAGAACAAGGTATTACTATTGATGTTGCTTACAGATATTTCACAACAGATAAAAGAAAATTTATTATTGCAGACACTCCAGGTCATGAGCAATATACAAGAAATATGGCAACTGGTGCAAGTACAGCTGATTTAGCAATTATTTTAATTGATGCGAGATATGGTGTTCAAACACAAACAAGAAGACACTCTTTTATTACTAAATTACTTGGAATAAAACATATAGTAGTTGCAGTAAATAAAATGGATTTAGTTGATTTTAAAGAAGATATATTTAATCAAATTAGCTCAGATTATTTAAAATTTGCGCAAGAATTAGGAATGACAAAAGATATTACACTTATTCCAATCTCTGCTTTAAATGGTGACAATATCGTAAAAAGAAGTGAAAAATCACCTTGGTATAAAGGTGATACACTAATGAATCTTCTTGAAACAATAAAAATTGATGAAGATAGAGATTTAGTTCATTTTAGATTTCCAGTACAATATGTAAATAGACCAAATTTAAACTTTAGAGGTTTTTGTGGAACGATTGCAAGTGGAGTTATAAAAGTTGGTGATGCAATTACAGTTTTACCTTCAGGAAAAAGTTCTACTGTAAAAGAGATAGTTACTTATGATGGCAATTTAGATTATGCTTATTCTCAACAAGCAATTACACTTACACTTAATGATGAAATTGATATTAGTAGAGGTGATATCATCGTAAAAAGCGATGAACAACCAGATCATGCTAGTAATTTAGATGTTGATATTGTTTGGATGAGTGAAGAACCTTTAATAAAAGGAAAACAATATTTTATAAAAAGAGCAACAACTGTAACAGTTGGGTCAATTGATCATTTTTATTATAAAACAGATGTTAATACTTTAGAACAAAGTGAAGCAAATGTCTTAAATTTAAATGAAATTTCAAGAGCAAAACTTGATTTAGAACAAGTAATTGCATTTGACTCTTATGATAAAAATAAAGTTATGGGAAGTTTTATTATAATTGATAGAATTACGAATAATACTGTTGGTGCAGGAATGATAAGAAATAAATCAGAAGATCAAAGCAAAAAAGATAGTATCTATTCAGATTTTGAAATTGAATTTAATGCACTTGTTAGAAAACATTTTCCACATTGGGAATGTAAAGAGATTTTTTAG
- a CDS encoding sulfite reductase: protein MSQNLNIEKIKKEKKTIDILTDIYFYAIFGELIPVEDLERFNWYGIYAQDEKQEFFELRIPLFLGELNLIQLKTLNELSKKYSNSSLMFCKEQKVILKNLKINNIPDIFKELNEVNLNTFFENGHTVRRVLTCPVNGIDKTQILDVEPLANKLNDTFIGNRNFSNLPNKLHIAISGYEEGCDVAFTPDISFNATKDSKGKIIFALNILDKNIGFITPSSVVKCAISIANIYKDFGDRDDIEKSSFEYLIKDLGYVRFFDILNSMMDYKVQKSAIISKDKTPKKPRFGINESKIEGQSYIGCRLGSNEFSSSTIDNLLALFEKYNASRIKITHKGNIIIILDVPAINAKNLASDLEKTNFNPFV from the coding sequence ATGTCACAAAATCTAAATATTGAAAAAATTAAAAAAGAAAAAAAAACAATAGATATCTTAACTGATATCTATTTTTATGCTATTTTTGGAGAGTTAATACCAGTAGAAGATTTAGAAAGATTCAATTGGTATGGAATTTATGCACAAGATGAAAAACAAGAATTTTTTGAACTAAGAATTCCTTTATTCTTAGGAGAATTAAATCTAATTCAATTAAAAACATTAAATGAACTTTCAAAAAAATATAGTAATAGCAGTTTGATGTTTTGTAAAGAGCAAAAAGTTATATTAAAAAACCTAAAGATAAACAATATTCCAGATATTTTCAAAGAACTTAATGAAGTAAATTTAAATACTTTTTTTGAAAATGGTCATACAGTAAGAAGAGTTCTAACTTGTCCTGTAAATGGTATTGATAAAACACAAATTTTAGATGTAGAACCTCTTGCAAATAAGTTAAATGATACTTTTATAGGAAATAGAAATTTTTCAAATCTTCCAAATAAACTACATATTGCAATAAGTGGTTATGAAGAGGGATGCGATGTAGCTTTTACTCCTGACATTAGCTTTAATGCAACAAAAGATTCTAAAGGTAAAATAATCTTTGCTTTAAATATTTTGGATAAAAATATAGGATTTATTACTCCTTCTTCTGTTGTAAAATGTGCTATTTCTATTGCAAATATTTATAAAGATTTTGGAGATAGAGATGATATTGAAAAAAGTAGTTTCGAATATCTGATTAAAGATTTAGGTTATGTTAGATTTTTTGATATTTTAAACTCTATGATGGATTATAAAGTACAAAAAAGTGCCATCATTTCAAAAGATAAAACACCAAAAAAACCAAGATTTGGAATAAATGAAAGTAAAATTGAAGGACAAAGCTACATTGGGTGTAGACTAGGTTCAAATGAATTTTCTAGTTCAACAATTGATAATTTATTAGCTTTATTTGAAAAATACAATGCTTCAAGAATAAAAATCACACATAAAGGTAATATTATTATTATCCTTGATGTACCAGCAATAAATGCTAAAAATTTAGCTAGTGATTTAGAAAAAACAAACTTTAATCCTTTTGTTTAG
- a CDS encoding saccharopine dehydrogenase C-terminal domain-containing protein, with product MKIVFFGVGAVCSVIARLLYDLSKKSSNDEIKFLFVVRDIKKAKSHFFKNTEVLNNSEFLEIKDFEEIFTNYNNYTKYLEKSTIFINTSIPDYNLSIMKLALAFKTNYADLASDIYNDNVISSLQFEQQSLNEEFEKNSLFALINLGISPGITNFLIGERIYSLSNLPYETKVSKIEINLLEEIQSKQLIFSWSPKVAIEEISYSPLFFKKNKLKKIEPFSKSKTYKFPYFKNFVELYPVFQEEIISLKQSFKDIENIKMFVGGNEIELMKNLYQLNLLSNKYCYGYKDSEISINSIIKDVIPKMKSPQIIEDYIKNKTIKYAEFCAIADIYLEISYPQNSKKIKNVESIGISFNKYTNLIKTNYSGSTYISYPTGIGAGILIFYTLLNQKLNDIKGVLVTEKLPSILGPVTNDIIKRELSSYKINLINSIK from the coding sequence GTGAAAATAGTTTTTTTTGGAGTAGGAGCTGTTTGTAGTGTTATTGCTAGATTATTATATGATTTAAGTAAAAAAAGCTCAAACGATGAAATAAAATTTTTATTTGTTGTAAGAGATATAAAAAAAGCAAAATCACACTTTTTTAAAAATACAGAAGTTTTAAATAACTCTGAATTTTTAGAAATAAAAGATTTCGAAGAAATTTTTACAAACTACAATAACTATACAAAGTATTTAGAAAAATCAACAATTTTTATAAATACTTCTATTCCTGATTATAATCTTTCTATAATGAAATTAGCACTAGCTTTTAAAACAAACTATGCAGATTTGGCTAGTGATATTTATAATGATAATGTAATCTCATCTTTACAGTTTGAACAACAAAGTTTAAATGAAGAGTTTGAAAAAAATTCTCTTTTTGCATTGATAAATTTAGGAATATCTCCAGGAATTACTAACTTTTTAATAGGTGAACGAATTTATTCTCTTTCAAATTTACCTTATGAAACAAAAGTAAGTAAAATAGAGATAAATTTATTAGAAGAAATTCAGTCAAAACAACTAATATTTTCTTGGTCACCAAAAGTAGCAATTGAAGAGATATCTTATTCACCACTATTTTTCAAAAAAAATAAACTAAAAAAAATTGAACCATTTTCAAAATCAAAAACTTATAAATTTCCTTATTTTAAGAACTTTGTAGAGCTTTATCCTGTCTTTCAAGAAGAGATAATATCTTTAAAACAAAGCTTTAAAGATATAGAAAATATTAAAATGTTTGTTGGAGGAAATGAGATAGAACTGATGAAAAATCTCTATCAACTAAATCTTTTATCAAATAAATATTGTTATGGATATAAAGATTCAGAAATTTCTATTAATAGTATTATTAAAGATGTTATACCAAAAATGAAATCTCCTCAAATAATAGAAGATTATATAAAAAACAAAACTATAAAGTATGCTGAATTTTGCGCTATTGCAGATATATATTTAGAAATCTCTTATCCTCAAAATTCTAAAAAAATAAAAAATGTTGAATCTATTGGAATATCTTTTAATAAATACACTAATTTAATAAAAACAAACTATTCTGGTTCAACTTATATTTCTTATCCAACAGGAATTGGCGCAGGAATTTTGATATTTTATACACTATTAAACCAAAAACTTAATGATATAAAAGGTGTTTTAGTAACAGAAAAATTACCATCTATTTTAGGTCCTGTTACAAATGATATAATAAAAAGAGAATTAAGCTCTTATAAAATCAATTTAATCAATTCGATAAAATAA
- a CDS encoding aminotransferase class V-fold PLP-dependent enzyme produces the protein MNKDIFRPFFDKNADILNFIRYNTIGKNKKEYFDYTASGLGFRQIENRIHDVLETYANTHSKEASNADKTTNYYERARINLAHNLELTDDFAILPSGCGSTAAIKHFQELLGLYIPPATKKRFNFEIDEKNAPLVIVGPYEHHSNEVSFREALCETQRVNLDKDGLVDLNHLKEILEKNKNREIIASFCIASNVTGIITPYEEISKILRAYNAIICFDAAASSPYMNIPCHLFDAMFMSSHKLLGGPGSCGLLVIRKDLIDTSIAPTFAGGGTVEYVNKNLQLYQKEIEAREDAGTPGILQLIRASLAYQLRNEISFDFIKKQKDELKEFLINELKKIPNCVIYGNQEAQNIGIISFNIRGLSPYDLCNKISSQDGFQTRAGCSCAGPYGHDLLGIEKLDRTNRPGWVRVSIHFSQTKDDIKNLVESIKKVIN, from the coding sequence ATGAATAAAGATATTTTTCGTCCTTTTTTTGATAAAAATGCTGACATATTAAATTTCATTAGATATAACACTATTGGAAAAAATAAAAAAGAGTATTTTGACTATACAGCTTCAGGACTTGGATTTAGACAAATAGAAAATAGAATACACGATGTTTTAGAAACTTATGCAAATACGCATTCAAAAGAAGCTTCTAATGCAGATAAAACAACAAATTATTATGAAAGAGCTCGAATTAATCTAGCTCATAATTTGGAATTGACTGATGATTTTGCAATACTTCCAAGTGGCTGTGGTTCAACTGCTGCAATAAAGCATTTTCAAGAACTATTAGGACTTTATATTCCTCCTGCAACTAAAAAGAGATTTAACTTTGAAATAGATGAAAAAAATGCTCCTTTAGTTATAGTAGGACCTTATGAACACCATTCAAACGAGGTCTCTTTTAGAGAAGCTTTATGTGAAACTCAAAGAGTAAATTTGGATAAAGATGGACTTGTTGATTTAAATCACTTAAAAGAGATTTTAGAAAAAAATAAAAATAGAGAGATTATTGCTTCTTTTTGTATTGCTTCTAATGTAACTGGAATAATAACTCCTTACGAAGAAATTTCAAAAATATTAAGAGCTTACAATGCAATTATCTGTTTTGATGCAGCAGCAAGTAGCCCATATATGAATATACCTTGTCATCTTTTTGATGCTATGTTTATGTCTTCGCACAAGCTTCTTGGTGGTCCTGGAAGTTGTGGTTTATTAGTTATTAGAAAAGATTTAATAGATACTTCAATTGCTCCTACATTTGCAGGTGGTGGAACAGTAGAATATGTAAATAAAAATCTACAACTTTACCAAAAAGAGATTGAAGCAAGAGAAGATGCGGGAACTCCAGGTATTTTACAACTAATTCGTGCTTCATTGGCATATCAACTAAGAAATGAAATTAGTTTTGATTTTATAAAAAAACAAAAAGATGAATTAAAAGAGTTTTTGATAAATGAACTGAAAAAAATACCAAATTGTGTAATTTATGGAAATCAAGAAGCCCAAAATATAGGGATTATTTCTTTTAATATAAGAGGTTTAAGTCCTTATGATTTATGTAATAAAATATCTTCTCAAGATGGTTTTCAAACAAGAGCAGGATGCTCTTGTGCAGGACCTTATGGGCATGATTTACTTGGAATAGAAAAACTTGATAGAACAAATCGTCCTGGATGGGTTAGAGTATCTATTCACTTTTCACAAACAAAAGATGATATAAAAAATTTGGTTGAAAGTATTAAAAAAGTTATTAATTAA